One Penaeus vannamei isolate JL-2024 unplaced genomic scaffold, ASM4276789v1 unanchor278, whole genome shotgun sequence DNA segment encodes these proteins:
- the LOC138860930 gene encoding TATA-binding protein-associated factor 2N-like, with amino-acid sequence MDIKAFLYCSKPPPKPPILPAERFERNRRGGFRGRFDNYHGRQGGYNRNRDNRRDFGDDRRRSWGAERRDFGGDRRDYGGDRRDYGGERRDFGGDRRDVGDDRREFGERREFRGDRREFGGDRRDFGGERRDYRGERREYGGERSDYGGERSDYGGERREYGGERKDFEGDRRNERREFGGGRDQEYRDDRRGEKRPHSGYSEDHRGSGEGYY; translated from the exons ATGGACATTAAGGCTTTTTTA taTTGCAGCAAACCTCCACCAAAGCCTCCAATTCTTCCTGCTGAAAGATTTGAAAGGAATAGGCGGGGTGGATTCAGGGGACGCTTTGACAATTATCATGGCAGACAGGGAGGATATAATCGCAATAGGGACAACAGAAGGGACTTCGGTGATGACCGGAGGAGAAGCTGGGGGGCCGAGAGGAGGGATTtcggaggagacaggagagactaTGGTGGTGATAGAAGGGattatgggggagagaggagggactttggaggggataggagggatgtTGGAGATGACAGGAGGGAatttggagagaggagagaattcaGAGGTGATCGAAGGGAATTTGGAGGTGATAGGAGGGActttggaggggaaaggagagactaTAGGGGTGAAAGAAGAGAATATGGAGGTGAGAGGAGTGACTATGGAGGTGAGAGGAGTGACTatggaggtgaaaggagggaatacggaggggagaggaaagacttTGAAGGGGACCGAAGAAACGAACGAAGGGAATTTGGTGGAGGGAGAGACCAAGAGTACAGAGATGataggagaggtgagaagaggccTCACTCAGGGTATTCTGAGGACCACAGGGGCAGTGGAGAGGGCTATTACTAA